Proteins found in one Alphaproteobacteria bacterium genomic segment:
- a CDS encoding urease subunit beta, which translates to EALKFDREKTKGFRLNIPAGTAVRFEPGQEREVELVAYSGSRQVYGFNGKIMGQLESE; encoded by the coding sequence TGAGGCCTTGAAATTTGATCGCGAAAAGACAAAAGGCTTCCGCCTCAATATACCTGCGGGTACGGCAGTAAGATTTGAACCAGGGCAAGAGCGCGAAGTTGAATTGGTTGCCTATTCAGGATCCAGACAGGTTTATGGGTTCAATGGAAAAATTATGGGACAGTTGGAGAGCGAATAA
- a CDS encoding urease subunit alpha, translated as MSEISRRAYADMYGPTTGDRVRLGDTELWIEVEQDKTSYGEEVKFGGGKVIRDGMGQSQRTSKESVDVVITNALILDHWGIVKADIGIKSGRIVGIGKAGNPDVQPDVDIIIGPGTEAIAGEGLIATAGALDAHIHFICPQQVDEALMSGITTMLGGGTGPAAGTNATTCTPGPWNIQRMYQAVEELPMNFGFMGKGNASLPAALEEQVLAGAMGLKLHE; from the coding sequence ATGAGTGAGATAAGTAGACGAGCTTATGCTGACATGTATGGCCCCACAACGGGTGACCGAGTGCGTTTGGGGGATACGGAACTGTGGATTGAAGTCGAGCAGGATAAAACTTCCTATGGTGAGGAAGTCAAGTTCGGCGGTGGCAAGGTCATTCGGGATGGAATGGGGCAGAGCCAAAGAACTTCCAAAGAATCGGTGGATGTTGTGATTACGAATGCTTTGATCCTCGACCATTGGGGTATCGTCAAGGCCGATATCGGAATTAAATCGGGTCGGATTGTAGGTATAGGAAAAGCTGGGAATCCTGACGTACAACCTGATGTTGACATCATCATCGGTCCCGGGACGGAAGCGATTGCAGGGGAAGGGCTCATTGCTACTGCTGGTGCCCTGGACGCGCATATCCATTTCATTTGTCCACAACAAGTAGATGAAGCACTTATGTCTGGAATTACAACCATGCTTGGAGGTGGTACCGGTCCAGCGGCTGGGACAAACGCGACAACCTGTACGCCGGGACCATGGAACATTCAGCGCATGTATCAGGCTGTTGAAGAATTGCCGATGAATTTTGGTTTTATGGGAAAAGGAAATGCCAGTCTCCCTGCCGCTCTTGAAGAGCAGGTTCTTGCAGGGGCTATGGGATTAAAATTGCATGAA